A single window of Macrobrachium nipponense isolate FS-2020 chromosome 31, ASM1510439v2, whole genome shotgun sequence DNA harbors:
- the LOC135206623 gene encoding cuticle protein AMP1A-like, with translation MKFVILAALAAMAAAAPQQYGVDSREVVPILRDERVQEDDGRYNFDVETGNGIVISQSGSPVSEGAIASAGQFSYTAPDGTPVVLKFVADENGFQPQSDLLPVAPDFPHPIPQFVLDQIATAEAQRAAIARGEEVVYQK, from the exons ATGAAGTTT GTCATCCTCGCCGCCCTTGCCGCTATGGCTGCCGCTGCTCCCCAGCAGTACGGAGTGGACTCCAGGGAGGTGGTTCCCATCCTGAGGGACGAACGAGTCCAGGAGGACGACGGCCGCTACAACTTCGACGTCGAGACCGGAAACGGAATCGTCATCTCCCAGTCCGGGTCTCCTGTGTCGGAGGGCGCCATCGCCAGCGCTGGCCAGTTCTC GTACACCGCCCCCGACGGAACTCCCGTCGTCTTGAAATTCGTCGCCGACGAGAACGGCTTCCAGCCCCAGTCCGACCTCCTGCCAGTGGCTCCCGATTTCCCCCACCCAATCCCCCAGTTCGTCCTCGACCAGATCGCCACGGCCGAGGCCCAGAGAGCCGCCATCGCTCGCGGCGAGGAAGTCGTCTACCAGAAATAA